ATCATTTCACAGTGGGAAAAATCATGAAATCTACTCTATTTGGATTGATTATGAATCTGCAATTTTTTACCTCTATCCCCATTCGAAAAGAGGTGCAGATTACCCAAAATAATTTGGAGCGAGCAATTCAGACCTTTCCCTTGTTGGGATGGTTACAAGGAAGTATCTATGCTGGTCTATTGTATAGTCTGCTTCATTGGACAAGCCTTTCGCAGCTAGCGATTGCATTTGCATTATGGCTTTGCATGATTGTGTTAACCGGGGGAATCCATCTTGACGGCTGGATCGATTGCAGTGATGCCTTTTTTTCCTATCGTGATAAGGAAAAAAGGCTGGAGATCATGAAAGACCCACGGACAGGGGCCTTCGGAGTCATTAGTGTAATCGTGCTGTTAGGTGCTAGATTCCTATTTATATATGAAATCATTATGAAGATAGAAGTTCTTTCCTATATTCTGATTATCTTTATCCCATTCTTTAGCAAAATATTGATGGGGATGGTTGTAACACTTGTACCCCCCGCTAAGAAAGAGGGATTAGGATATCTATTCCAGCAATCCTGTAAGCGAACAACTTTGTGGATATACCCTTTTTATATTGCCATAGGGTTGATTCTATTATGGATATGGCAAAGAGAAAGTATCAATATGGTGATGTGCATGCTGAGTGCAACAATCTTCTCCTTTCTATTTTTACGAAAAAAAGTGATGAATTGGTTTGGCGGGATTACAGGTGATGTTGTGGGTGCATCAATAGAAGGAGTGGAAGGTTTTTTATGGATGATCGTGTGGTTATTTCATTATTACGGCATGGGTTGACAGTAGAGAATGAACAATCAGCCTATATTGGATGGACAAACTCACCGCTAAGTCCATCAGGGAGAGAAAGTTTGCTTTATTTAAAAGGGAAGTTACCTACAGCGGATCTTGTTTTTTCTAGTGATCTAACTCGTTGCCAAGAGACAGCGAAAATCCTATTTCCTACTAAAAAAGTATGGCCTATTGAAGAACTGAGAGAAATGCATTTTGGCTGTTGGGAAGGTAAAACGTATGAAGAATTAAAAGGTATAGAATCATATCAGAAATGGATAAACGATCCCTTTTCAGGTAGTCCAGATGGTGGAGAATCATTTGAGGAGTTTTGTTTGAGGGTTCAAAAGGGTTTTAGGAAAGTGAAAAATCAGATTCTCCAAATGGGTGTGTCAGATGTAGTGATTATCACCCATGGAGGTGTGATTCGCTATTTGCTTTCCACTTTTTCTCCGCAAAAAAGAGCTTTTTTTGAATGGAGAGTCCCATATGGTGGTGGCCATCAGGTTGTTTGGACGAAAGATGGTTTTAGGAGGGCAGAGACATGCATATCATTACAGGCGGTG
The Neobacillus sp. PS3-40 genome window above contains:
- the cobS gene encoding adenosylcobinamide-GDP ribazoletransferase: MKSTLFGLIMNLQFFTSIPIRKEVQITQNNLERAIQTFPLLGWLQGSIYAGLLYSLLHWTSLSQLAIAFALWLCMIVLTGGIHLDGWIDCSDAFFSYRDKEKRLEIMKDPRTGAFGVISVIVLLGARFLFIYEIIMKIEVLSYILIIFIPFFSKILMGMVVTLVPPAKKEGLGYLFQQSCKRTTLWIYPFYIAIGLILLWIWQRESINMVMCMLSATIFSFLFLRKKVMNWFGGITGDVVGASIEGVEGFLWMIVWLFHYYGMG
- a CDS encoding histidine phosphatase family protein; its protein translation is MDDRVVISLLRHGLTVENEQSAYIGWTNSPLSPSGRESLLYLKGKLPTADLVFSSDLTRCQETAKILFPTKKVWPIEELREMHFGCWEGKTYEELKGIESYQKWINDPFSGSPDGGESFEEFCLRVQKGFRKVKNQILQMGVSDVVIITHGGVIRYLLSTFSPQKRAFFEWRVPYGGGHQVVWTKDGFRRAETCISLQAVPIMESQLG